A region of the Bacillus sp. NP247 genome:
GCAATAACCTCTTCAGTTGCAGGATTGATAATATTTCGTCTAGCACCCGATAATGCTTCTACCCATTTTCCGTCAATGAACATGTTAATTTCCATAAACACCTCTCCTTTACGCAATAATATCTACCAGTTTGAAACCAATATGTGCTATATTGACCAGCATCGTTTTCTGATTATAGAATGGGAATGATTTGAGGCGTTCCTTTTCAAATCGATATCCACCTGCATTCCCCGTAACAATCCATTGTGCCAATAACTTACCAAACAATGTTGAGAGAGACGCGCCGTGGCCTGTATAACCAGTTGCAAAATATGCGCCTTCTTTAGATCTGCCGATAACCGGGAACGTATCAATTGTCACACCGATAAATCCACCCCACCTGTAATCAATCTTGCTTCCTTCTAGTTTTGGCATTATTTTAACCATGGCATCGTAAACACTTTGATAAACGGCATCACCTAAGTTCGGACGAATATCACCACCGCCAAATACGATCCGATTATCTGGTGTACGCCTGAAATAGTAAAGAAAACTACTCGTATCAAAAACCATGCGATCTTTAGGAATGACGGTATTCAAAAGTGTTTCTGAAAGCTGTTCAGTAGCAATAATGCGTGCCGAAATTGGTAGTACGCCTTTATTCAGTTCAGCCATGATTTTTCCAGAGTAACCATCTGTAGCAACAATAATGTCTTTCGCTGTAACAGTACCTTTTTCTGTAACAACTTTCACAATATTTCGGCCGTACTCAATAGATAGTGCTTTCGAATGCTCAAAGATTTTTGCACCAATTGATTTAGCTGCTTCTCCCAAACCAATTGCATAGTTCAGTGGTTGGAATGAGTAACTCGAGTTGTCGACTAAGCAACCATAATATTGCGGGGAATCAATTTCTTGATGCAACTGACTTCGATTAAGCACGCTACATTCATATCCAAAATTTTTGTTTAAGTATTCGCTTTCATGTTTCAATCCTTCAAAATGCTTGGCTTTGTAAGCTGCCACAATGTGACCTGTCTTTCTAAAATTACAGTTGATTTGATGCTCGTCGATAATGTTTTTAACTAATTCAACACTAAGCAGAGAAAGATCGTTAAGCTGTCTCGCCTCTTCGGCACCATACTTCTTGGCAAGCTCCTGCATCGTTGACTTATAGCCCGGCAATACCATCCCGCCGTTGCGACCGCTTGCGCCATATCCGATTGTTTCCTGCTCAAGGACAATGACACTCTTCCCTAACTTTTGCAAATGATATGCAGAAGAAAGACCTGTGAAACCTGCACCAATAATGACAACATCCGCCTCTTCATTTCCTTCAAGAGGTTTTCCTTTGTCATAGCTGTTTGCAGTCGCTTTCCAAAGTGAGAGAGTATCCATATGATCCATCTTATCCATAGCTAATCCTTCTCCTTTCGTGACATGTATGTTACAATACAGTCAAAAATATTCAAAATATTCTCATTTATTAAATTAATAATATGACTTGGAGTTTCCTCCAAGTCAATAGCCATTTGAGAGTTTTTTGAATTCATTTTGCGAAAAAAGTGGAGTAACTCCACTTTTTTCATCAGGGGGTACATCTATGAAGATTGGTACATTTGCGAAGCTTTTTCATGTGACAACCGATACAGTTCGTTATTACATTGAACTAGGATTATTAATACCAGACAAAAAAAACACCCAGTATCAAATGAACCAATTGTGTTTCGACGACATGACTTTTATTACTGAGCTGAAAAAATTTCATTTTTCATTGATAGAAATCCAACGAATTTTATCGTATCGACGTGTCACAAACTTCTCGGACCATGAGGATATCGACTACTACAACAACTTACTCACTGATAAAAAGAACGAGCTAAACAATAAAAAAGAAGACATATCAAAAGCGATTCATTTGATTGAAAAAGCGGTTCAAACTAGCTCACCTTCACCTAAAGAAGAGAATGTTACAGGGATTCCACTTGACTTTGTAAATCTGCTCTATTGTCCGAAATGCCGCATTCCCCTTGAAATGAAAGATGTAACGATTAAAATAGTCTACATTCACACGGGGAGTTTAACTTGTAGCTGTGGATACGAAGCAGCTATCGAGGAAGGTATTATTATTACCGCGAACTTGTACGAGACGTCTCCTTATCCATCTTATTTTTACGATAAAGAAACGATTAAAGAAATCAATCCCAAAATGATTAACTTATTTGAAAAAATTAATTTTCAATTTCAAAAAGTTCTACAAAATATAGATTTGAAAAACAAATTAATTGTGGAAACAAACGTTGACGCTTTCGTGTCACTACCCAAATATATCGATGTTCTTGAAACAAGCGCATCCTATGTATTCAGTGGCTATTCACTTGAGATGCTCAAGAAGGTTAGAAACAGAGTTGAGCGTATGAATCCGAAGCCACGCGTCCTTTATATTTTGAATTCCGATTTAAATCTACCATTGAAACCGTTTAGCATCGATGTTTTTGTGGATAGTTTTACAATAACTGATTTTTCACTACTAAATCCGCAGTTTCCGATTCACGTTCTAAAAAACTATTTACATAACAGTTCAACGATTGTCGGCGGATACTCGTATTATGATAGCTCGGCTAAATCCTTGAAAAACATTTCAGCCTTATATCCAAATTCTCACGAACATATTTTATATCCAAAATACTTAGAAAAAAATTTTTCAGGTCACGAATTTCAAATCACGCAAAGTGAAAATATCGGTTACTGTACAGATCCAGGACCTTATTTTGATTATCATGTAATAGATGAAAAATTCCACATGCTCATGTATTTGGCTAGTACGAAAAAATAGCACAAAAAGCGCCGTCACAAGTGACGGCGCTTTTTCTATGTAGGAGCTACTAGAAGATATCCTTCTAGCCTACTCCCATTTATAAGTCCAAAATTGTTCAAGTTGCAGCCATTTTAATGTTGCTGCATCTTTATTTTTTATTTTTGCATGCGTGTCTTCAAGCATTGCTTCTGTTTGTGAACGGTGCGCACTTAGTGCAGCTAATTTCTGTTCAAATACTTCACTAATATTATTTACAACGTCCGGTTCACCTAGTACCGCTTCACGATTTTTCGTAATTGCAACTGCATGAATGACTGGGCGCTCTTCTTTTGGCATACGTGATACAGCGCGAACTACAGCGCGGCCAAATGCATTATGGTCTGGATGTACGCCGTGCTCAGGATAAAATGTAATAATTCGAGATGGATTTACTTCTTGAATGATTGCTTCAATTTTGTCTGCAACGAAATCAACATCTTCAAACTCTAACGTTTTATCATGGAAGCCCATCATTCTTAAATCTTTAATGCCCATCGCTTCACAAGCTTCTTTCAATTCTTTCTCGCGGATATTTGGAATCGTTTCACGGTTAGCGAATACGTTTTTCCCCATGTTACGTCCCATTTGTCCAAGAGTACCACATGCATACGTTACAGGTACTCCTTGATCTGTTAATAAGCGAATTGTTCCTCCCGCAGCATACGCCTCATCATCTGGATGCGGAAATACAACAAGTACATGTCTCTCCATAAGTTTCCCTCCTTCTTACTTAAATGGTGTTAAGCTTAATTCAAGCGCAACTGCTAGGCGGCCTAGATTATCATGTCCAGCTAGTAATAAACGCTTTTGATCGTCTACTTCCCAGTGCGTAATACCTTCTGCATATACCCAACCATGATCCATTTTTAGACCAACTCGGTATGGATTTGTTCCAGTTATTTTCCCGCGTTCAAAACGAATGATTGCATTTCGAATGAAAGCACCAACTGTCATCATCTTTTCATTTATGTGTGATGCATACGCTCCGTTTGTCGTTTCTAAATGAATATATACATCTTTATTTACAAAACGTTCAATTTCATTTTGAATAAGAGAACTATCTTTTACTATTTCCATCGGAATTCACCTCTTTAAACCATTTTACGCAAAAATAATGTAAATTGCTATCTCTATATTAGAGGACAACGCCCACTTTTCCTAATAATTTGCACTGTGTTTTGTTATTTTTTTATATCCTATGTAGAATTCACATTTTTTCCTTCACTTTGTTAAATAGTTTTCTTTCTTTTTTGAATTTGCTACAATATAAATTATGCAGAGGGATGCATTTTTACAATTGAATACATACTTTAAAGAAGGTGACAAGCTTGGAACATTCAGCACATGAAGTAGCAAATTGGCAATATTATTTTGCAATTGCCGTATTTTTAGTCACGTACGGTTTTATTATTTCTGAAAAATTGAATCGTGCTGTAATCGCACTATTCGGTGCTGCTATTATGATTATTTTTGGAATTGTAGATTTACATACTGCTTTCACATCACAT
Encoded here:
- a CDS encoding YojF family protein, whose protein sequence is MEIVKDSSLIQNEIERFVNKDVYIHLETTNGAYASHINEKMMTVGAFIRNAIIRFERGKITGTNPYRVGLKMDHGWVYAEGITHWEVDDQKRLLLAGHDNLGRLAVALELSLTPFK
- a CDS encoding MerR family transcriptional regulator, which codes for MKIGTFAKLFHVTTDTVRYYIELGLLIPDKKNTQYQMNQLCFDDMTFITELKKFHFSLIEIQRILSYRRVTNFSDHEDIDYYNNLLTDKKNELNNKKEDISKAIHLIEKAVQTSSPSPKEENVTGIPLDFVNLLYCPKCRIPLEMKDVTIKIVYIHTGSLTCSCGYEAAIEEGIIITANLYETSPYPSYFYDKETIKEINPKMINLFEKINFQFQKVLQNIDLKNKLIVETNVDAFVSLPKYIDVLETSASYVFSGYSLEMLKKVRNRVERMNPKPRVLYILNSDLNLPLKPFSIDVFVDSFTITDFSLLNPQFPIHVLKNYLHNSSTIVGGYSYYDSSAKSLKNISALYPNSHEHILYPKYLEKNFSGHEFQITQSENIGYCTDPGPYFDYHVIDEKFHMLMYLASTKK
- the bshB2 gene encoding bacillithiol biosynthesis deacetylase BshB2 translates to MERHVLVVFPHPDDEAYAAGGTIRLLTDQGVPVTYACGTLGQMGRNMGKNVFANRETIPNIREKELKEACEAMGIKDLRMMGFHDKTLEFEDVDFVADKIEAIIQEVNPSRIITFYPEHGVHPDHNAFGRAVVRAVSRMPKEERPVIHAVAITKNREAVLGEPDVVNNISEVFEQKLAALSAHRSQTEAMLEDTHAKIKNKDAATLKWLQLEQFWTYKWE
- a CDS encoding FAD-binding oxidoreductase translates to MDKMDHMDTLSLWKATANSYDKGKPLEGNEEADVVIIGAGFTGLSSAYHLQKLGKSVIVLEQETIGYGASGRNGGMVLPGYKSTMQELAKKYGAEEARQLNDLSLLSVELVKNIIDEHQINCNFRKTGHIVAAYKAKHFEGLKHESEYLNKNFGYECSVLNRSQLHQEIDSPQYYGCLVDNSSYSFQPLNYAIGLGEAAKSIGAKIFEHSKALSIEYGRNIVKVVTEKGTVTAKDIIVATDGYSGKIMAELNKGVLPISARIIATEQLSETLLNTVIPKDRMVFDTSSFLYYFRRTPDNRIVFGGGDIRPNLGDAVYQSVYDAMVKIMPKLEGSKIDYRWGGFIGVTIDTFPVIGRSKEGAYFATGYTGHGASLSTLFGKLLAQWIVTGNAGGYRFEKERLKSFPFYNQKTMLVNIAHIGFKLVDIIA